One genomic window of Gallaecimonas sp. GXIMD4217 includes the following:
- a CDS encoding VOC family protein, protein MFDHIGINVSDLEASKEFYEKTLKPLGVSLAQEVDGWVGFGEQGKATFWISMEGEAHEPMHIAFKAGDRAAVDAFYEAALDAGAVCNGKPGVRDSYHANYYGAFVIDPDGHNIEAVCHQP, encoded by the coding sequence ATCTTCGATCATATCGGCATCAATGTCAGCGACTTGGAAGCCAGCAAGGAGTTCTATGAAAAGACCCTTAAGCCCCTGGGTGTCAGCCTGGCCCAGGAGGTGGACGGCTGGGTCGGCTTCGGGGAGCAGGGCAAGGCCACCTTCTGGATCTCCATGGAAGGCGAGGCCCATGAGCCCATGCACATCGCCTTCAAGGCCGGTGACCGCGCCGCCGTGGACGCCTTCTACGAGGCCGCCCTGGACGCCGGCGCCGTCTGCAACGGCAAGCCCGGGGTGCGCGACAGCTACCATGCCAACTATTACGGCGCCTTCGTCATCGATCCCGACGGCCACAATATCGAGGCGGTCTGCCACCAGCC
- a CDS encoding dienelactone hydrolase family protein: protein MNWYWLCDIYGATDAARQAAGELGMTLIAPYEGQQGDDGDVHGHFQAWGGWERYLALVKERLAAEHDFGLLGFSVGAAIAWVLAAEGRAARAIGFYGGQCRHFTELTPRCDTTLIWPHAEDHFELDGLICGLAGKEYLTQLRTGHRHGFMNPHSQGFDNQAALQWLTWLKEACH from the coding sequence ATGAACTGGTATTGGCTTTGCGATATCTATGGCGCCACCGACGCCGCCAGGCAGGCGGCCGGCGAGCTGGGCATGACCCTGATCGCCCCCTACGAGGGGCAGCAGGGTGACGACGGTGACGTCCATGGCCACTTCCAGGCCTGGGGCGGCTGGGAGCGCTACCTGGCCCTGGTCAAGGAAAGGCTGGCGGCTGAGCACGACTTCGGGCTGCTGGGCTTCTCGGTGGGCGCCGCCATCGCCTGGGTGCTGGCCGCCGAGGGCAGGGCGGCCAGGGCCATCGGTTTCTATGGCGGCCAGTGTCGCCATTTCACCGAACTGACACCCCGCTGCGACACCACCCTGATCTGGCCCCACGCGGAGGATCACTTCGAGCTGGACGGGCTCATTTGCGGCCTGGCCGGCAAGGAATACCTGACGCAGCTGCGTACCGGCCATCGCCATGGTTTTATGAATCCGCACTCCCAAGGCTTTGATAACCAAGCCGCTTTGCAGTGGCTGACCTGGCTAAAAGAAGCTTGTCATTAA
- the guaA gene encoding glutamine-hydrolyzing GMP synthase, with protein MSKNIHSSRILILDFGSQYTQLVARRIREIGVYCELWAWDVSEEDIREFNPDGIILSGGPESVHAEESPRAPDYVFEAGVPVLGVCYGMQTMAAQLGGKVEGANEREFGYAQIEVLVESALTKNIEDHIGANGNALLDVWMSHGDKVSAIPEGFVTVAKTDNCPFAIMANEEKRFYGVQFHPEVTHTRQGKRMLEHFVLDICGCEALWTSGAIIEDAVARIKEQVGDDEVILGLSGGVDSSVVAMLVHRAIGDRLTCVFVDNGLLRLNEADQVMDMFGDHFGLNIVRVDAEERFLSALEGIDEPEAKRKTIGRVFVEVFDEESKKLKNAKWLAQGTIYPDVIESAASKTGKAHVIKSHHNVGGLPEDMKMGLVEPLRELFKDEVRKIGLELGLPYDMLYRHPFPGPGLGVRVLGEVKKEYCDLLRRADAIFIEELHKADLYHKVSQAFAVFLPVRSVGVMGDGRKYDWVVSLRAVETIDFMTAHWAHLPYDLLGKVSSRIINEIDGISRVVYDISGKPPATIEWE; from the coding sequence ATGAGCAAGAACATTCATTCCAGCCGCATCCTGATCCTGGACTTCGGTTCCCAATACACCCAGCTGGTGGCCCGTCGCATCCGTGAGATCGGCGTTTACTGTGAACTCTGGGCCTGGGACGTCTCCGAAGAAGACATCCGCGAATTCAACCCCGACGGCATCATCCTCTCCGGCGGTCCCGAGTCCGTCCACGCCGAGGAAAGCCCCCGCGCCCCCGACTACGTCTTCGAAGCCGGCGTGCCGGTGCTGGGCGTGTGCTACGGCATGCAGACCATGGCGGCCCAGCTGGGCGGCAAGGTGGAAGGCGCCAACGAGCGCGAGTTCGGCTACGCCCAGATCGAAGTGCTGGTCGAAAGCGCCCTGACCAAGAACATCGAGGACCACATCGGCGCCAACGGCAACGCCCTGTTGGACGTGTGGATGAGCCACGGCGACAAGGTCAGCGCCATCCCCGAGGGCTTCGTCACCGTCGCCAAGACCGACAACTGCCCCTTCGCCATCATGGCCAACGAGGAAAAGCGCTTCTATGGCGTGCAGTTCCACCCCGAGGTCACCCACACCCGCCAGGGCAAGCGCATGCTGGAGCACTTCGTGCTGGACATCTGCGGCTGTGAGGCTCTGTGGACCTCGGGTGCCATCATCGAAGACGCCGTGGCCCGCATCAAGGAGCAGGTCGGCGACGACGAGGTGATCCTGGGCCTCAGTGGCGGCGTGGACTCCTCAGTGGTGGCCATGCTGGTGCACCGCGCCATTGGCGACCGCCTGACCTGCGTGTTCGTGGACAACGGCCTGCTGCGCCTCAACGAGGCCGATCAGGTCATGGACATGTTCGGCGACCACTTCGGCCTCAACATCGTTCGTGTCGACGCCGAGGAGCGCTTCCTGAGTGCCCTGGAAGGCATCGACGAGCCGGAAGCCAAGCGCAAGACCATAGGCCGGGTCTTCGTGGAGGTCTTCGACGAGGAGTCCAAGAAGCTCAAGAACGCCAAGTGGCTGGCCCAGGGCACCATCTACCCCGACGTCATCGAGTCCGCCGCCTCCAAGACCGGCAAGGCCCATGTGATCAAGTCCCACCACAATGTCGGCGGCCTGCCGGAAGACATGAAGATGGGCCTGGTGGAGCCGCTGCGCGAGCTGTTCAAGGACGAGGTCCGCAAGATCGGCCTGGAGCTGGGCCTGCCCTACGACATGCTCTACCGCCACCCCTTCCCGGGTCCCGGCCTGGGCGTGCGGGTGCTGGGCGAGGTGAAGAAGGAATACTGCGATCTGCTGCGCCGCGCCGACGCCATCTTCATCGAAGAGCTGCACAAGGCCGACCTCTACCACAAGGTCAGCCAGGCATTCGCGGTGTTCCTGCCGGTGCGCTCCGTGGGCGTCATGGGCGACGGCCGCAAGTACGACTGGGTGGTATCCCTGCGCGCCGTGGAAACCATCGACTTCATGACCGCCCACTGGGCCCACCTGCCGTACGATCTGCTGGGCAAGGTGTCCAGCCGCATCATCAACGAGATCGACGGCATCAGCCGGGTCGTCTACGACATCTCCGGCAAGCCGCCGGCCACCATCGAGTGGGAATAA
- the guaB gene encoding IMP dehydrogenase, which yields MLRVIKEALTFDDVLLVPAHSQVLPNTADLRTRLTRKISLNIPLVSAAMDTVTEANLAIALAQEGGIGFIHKNMSVEQQAEEVRKVKRFVSGMVTEPVTVSPDNSIQDVVRMTEVNGFAGYPVVTEAGELVGIITGRDVRFVTDLSRKVSEVMTPKERLITAKVGTPREEVQKLMSQHRIEKVLVVNDEFHLAGMITVKDFKKAERKPNACKDENGRLRVGAAVGAGVGNEERVAALVAAGVDVLLIDSSHGHSEGVLQRIRDTRAAYPELQIIGGNVATGPGAVALVEAGVDAVKVGIGPGSICTTRIVTGVGVPQITAISDAVEALQDLDVPVIADGGIRFSGDICKAIAAGASCVMVGSMLAGTDESPGEIELYQGRAFKSYRGMGSLGAMSKGSSDRYFQSDNAADKLVPEGIEGRVPYKGKVKEIIHQQMGGLRSSMGLTGNPTIEDMRTKAQFVKVTAAGMGESHVHDVTITKEAPNYRMG from the coding sequence ATGCTGAGAGTCATCAAAGAAGCGCTGACGTTCGACGACGTCCTGCTCGTCCCCGCACATTCCCAAGTTCTGCCCAACACCGCGGATCTGCGTACCCGTCTGACCCGCAAGATTTCCCTGAACATTCCCCTGGTGTCCGCCGCCATGGATACCGTCACCGAAGCCAACCTGGCCATCGCCCTGGCCCAGGAAGGCGGCATCGGTTTCATCCACAAGAACATGAGCGTTGAGCAGCAGGCCGAGGAAGTGCGCAAGGTCAAGCGCTTCGTCTCCGGCATGGTCACCGAGCCCGTCACCGTCTCCCCCGACAACAGCATCCAGGATGTTGTAAGGATGACCGAGGTAAACGGTTTCGCCGGTTACCCCGTGGTCACCGAGGCCGGCGAGCTGGTGGGCATCATCACCGGCCGTGACGTGCGCTTCGTGACCGATCTCAGCCGCAAGGTCAGCGAAGTGATGACCCCCAAGGAGCGCCTGATCACCGCCAAGGTGGGTACGCCCCGGGAAGAGGTGCAGAAGCTGATGTCCCAGCACCGCATCGAGAAGGTGCTGGTGGTCAACGATGAGTTCCACCTGGCCGGCATGATCACCGTCAAGGACTTCAAGAAGGCCGAGCGCAAGCCCAACGCCTGCAAGGACGAGAACGGCCGCCTGCGGGTGGGTGCCGCCGTGGGTGCCGGCGTCGGCAACGAAGAGCGGGTCGCCGCCCTGGTCGCCGCCGGCGTCGACGTGCTCTTGATCGACTCCTCCCACGGCCATTCCGAAGGGGTGTTGCAGCGTATCCGCGATACCCGCGCCGCCTACCCGGAACTGCAGATCATCGGCGGTAACGTGGCCACCGGCCCCGGCGCCGTGGCCCTGGTGGAAGCGGGCGTGGACGCCGTCAAGGTCGGCATAGGCCCCGGCTCCATCTGCACCACCCGTATCGTCACCGGTGTGGGCGTGCCGCAGATCACCGCCATCTCCGACGCCGTCGAAGCCCTGCAGGATCTGGACGTGCCGGTCATCGCCGACGGCGGCATCCGCTTCAGTGGCGACATCTGCAAGGCCATCGCCGCCGGCGCCAGCTGCGTCATGGTCGGCTCCATGCTGGCCGGTACCGACGAGTCCCCGGGTGAGATCGAGCTCTACCAGGGCCGTGCCTTCAAGTCCTACCGCGGCATGGGCTCTTTGGGCGCCATGTCCAAGGGCTCTTCCGACCGCTACTTCCAGTCCGACAACGCCGCCGACAAGCTGGTGCCCGAGGGCATCGAAGGCCGCGTGCCCTACAAGGGCAAGGTCAAGGAAATCATCCACCAGCAGATGGGCGGCCTGCGCTCCTCCATGGGCCTGACCGGCAACCCCACCATAGAGGACATGCGCACCAAGGCCCAGTTCGTCAAGGTGACCGCGGCCGGCATGGGTGAGTCCCACGTCCACGACGTGACCATCACCAAGGAAGCCCCCAACTACCGTATGGGTTAA
- the xseA gene encoding exodeoxyribonuclease VII large subunit — MPVRQIYNVTQLNTAIRRLIETDMGQVWLSGELSNFKAYPSGHWYFSLRDDKSQVNCAMFRGKNAGVTFRPRDGQQLLVRARPTVYEPRGSYQLVVEFMEPAGDGLLKQQFEALKMKLAAEGLFSDASKRPLPPHPKRVGVITSPRGAAFHDILNVLKRRAPFLEVILYPAQVQGDGAAPQLVQQLQSAAERDEVDVLILGRGGGSLEDLWCFNDEALARAIYDSPIPVVSAVGHETDVTISDFVADLRAPTPSAAAELVSARAASVGERLAELGGRLGPAFERLNRARLLSLGALAHRLGQQHPGRRLERDGQRLDELQGRLTRLLQQRLDRAGNRRQELARRLDRQHPRQLLAQGHERLVLLEERLAHGLARRREHWQHRLALAAGKLNTVSPLATLARGYAIAQDEKGQVVDSVNRVQPGERLQIRVQDGQILTRVEEPTTD; from the coding sequence GTGCCCGTGCGCCAGATCTACAATGTGACCCAGCTTAACACCGCCATTCGCCGCCTGATCGAAACCGATATGGGCCAGGTATGGCTGTCGGGGGAGCTCAGCAACTTCAAGGCCTACCCGTCCGGGCACTGGTATTTCTCGCTACGGGACGACAAGTCCCAGGTCAACTGCGCCATGTTCCGCGGCAAGAACGCCGGCGTTACCTTCAGGCCCAGGGACGGCCAGCAGCTGCTGGTGCGGGCGCGGCCCACCGTCTACGAACCCAGGGGCAGCTACCAGCTGGTGGTGGAGTTCATGGAGCCGGCCGGCGACGGCCTGCTCAAGCAGCAGTTCGAAGCCCTGAAGATGAAGCTGGCCGCCGAGGGCCTGTTCAGCGACGCCAGCAAGCGCCCCCTGCCTCCCCACCCGAAACGGGTGGGGGTGATCACCTCCCCCAGGGGCGCCGCCTTCCACGACATCCTCAACGTGCTCAAACGCCGGGCGCCCTTCTTGGAGGTGATCCTCTACCCGGCCCAGGTCCAGGGTGACGGCGCCGCCCCCCAGCTGGTGCAGCAACTGCAAAGCGCGGCCGAGCGGGACGAAGTGGATGTGCTGATCCTGGGCCGGGGCGGCGGCTCCCTGGAGGATCTGTGGTGCTTCAACGACGAGGCCCTGGCCAGGGCCATTTATGACAGCCCCATCCCCGTGGTCAGCGCCGTGGGCCACGAGACGGACGTGACCATCAGCGACTTCGTGGCCGACCTGCGGGCCCCCACCCCCTCAGCCGCCGCCGAGCTGGTATCGGCCCGGGCCGCGTCCGTGGGCGAACGCCTGGCAGAGCTGGGTGGCCGCCTGGGCCCGGCCTTCGAAAGGCTGAACAGGGCCAGGCTGCTAAGCCTTGGCGCCCTGGCCCACCGCCTGGGCCAACAGCACCCGGGCCGCCGCCTGGAGCGGGACGGCCAGCGCCTGGACGAGCTGCAGGGCCGACTGACTCGCCTGCTGCAACAGCGGCTGGACAGGGCCGGCAACCGCCGCCAGGAGCTGGCCCGCCGCCTGGACCGGCAGCACCCCAGGCAGCTGCTGGCCCAGGGCCACGAGCGGCTGGTATTGCTGGAGGAAAGGCTGGCGCACGGCCTGGCCCGGCGCCGGGAGCACTGGCAGCACCGGCTGGCGCTGGCCGCCGGCAAGCTCAACACCGTCAGCCCCCTGGCCACCCTGGCCCGGGGCTATGCCATAGCCCAGGACGAGAAGGGCCAGGTGGTGGATTCGGTCAACCGGGTTCAACCGGGCGAGCGGCTCCAGATCCGGGTCCAGGACGGCCAGATCCTGACCCGGGTGGAAGAGCCCACTACCGACTGA
- a CDS encoding tandem-95 repeat protein, with protein sequence MQIVNDESNFGFILVNLDNIDVDTAISNAAPTIGNLGGDSFTYTEGDAATLIDQGGNATVSDGDSADFDGGNLTATILANGDATEDLIGLDTSGAVALAGNTAGSNVSVDGTVVGTLGNNIATGNDLVVNFNANATPTNVQTLVRAITYENTDTDAPSTEIRSLTVTVNDGDGGTSSSATVSIYVQGDNDAPVIGNLDGDSVSYLEGDGATRLDQGAAATVTDVDSGTFSGGALIATISSGEDAAEDLLSLDTSGGVDVPSTNAGTLVAVDGVLVATLGNNITEGNDLTLILNANATPARVQALVQAMTYENTDTLSPTSGARNVRITVSDGAGGTSSNNDVTVTVGAVNDAPSAANNTLYPNEGQVLTLATADFGYADVEGDPLSHVTVVTIPAAGTLWLDVNDSGDLDGSDTLIGNGGTIAKSHLDAGRFKYSPSGSTSSGFTFSVNDGAADSSNYSLTLTVNAQPTVTLNQAGGQADPTNNAVVTFEVVFSESVTGFDGSDIALGGAVTATVTNVSGSGTSYTVTATVSSGEGALTAAVNADGAQDAGGAGNKASTSSDNSVYFDATPPSGYSVAIDQALIDADNETALSFVISGGISGDDYEYSISDGSASLSGSGTLTGSPHSVTGVDVSTLAEGTLTLSLVLSDALDNAGATVTDTVLKQYNTTPVISGSPASSVDEDSPYGFTPTVTDPDDGDSHSFAISNKPAWASFDDQTGTLSGTPVNDDVGSYPDIVITVTDSAGASASLAAFAIEVVNSNDVPVLADLSLETEEDSEVAFQIDSDDDDGDAVTLVVVTAPNHGSLDSSGAQWRYVPDDNFHGSDSFVVRGEDGQGQSEPLTVAVMVTPVNDAPVAHDDELAPAYSADGSYLLDVLANDVDVDEEPLSILQANASLGQVAVEQGQLRLQLESGFTGQLELGYLIADAAGETDEGKVALTIGASDDDTRPTLEVPADVEAMATGLFTRVELGVAKAFDKDGNPLPVRLVRGHPLFRPGSHLVYWQTEDGAGNRATASQAVKVHPLVNFHKDQFAAEGNVVRVGVSLNGDAPDYPVTVPFSVAGSASAGSDYQSLPSELVISQGRSAWLEVVLLQDGVDEGDETLELSLDESVNGGRKASHAITIVERNLPPGLALGASQQGESRAVLARDGGQVVLAATVSDANAGDSHQYQWLHGYPELIDLDGEPATFTFDPVQLAPGRYQIRVTASDDGSPAESTSQSLGFRIVDTLAPLGQDDSDGDLLPDNLEGYGDDDGDGLANYEDAIDDCNLQPELAQVQDLYLGEGEPGICIRVGELALGGLHNGLWVDEEDPLPADEGMAFPSGTFDFIAQGLPSKGQQYRLVLPLRQAMPAGASYRKYSAASGWYDFVEDADNQLHSAMGEPGYCPPPGSDLWQPGLVAGAWCLQLTLTDGGPNDDDGLANHSISDPGGLAVASNGNGAPQAVDDQAELAMDQALVLDVLANDSDPDGDALTLLSVQAQLGQAAITADGLLSYRPPEGYLGDDEVSYVISDGQGGTATAKVLLSALFNNAPVASSDSVGTDDRTAIVVDVLANDSDPDGHALSLVSAQAQHGTASITTDNRLRYVPRAGFEGQDRVSYRLSDAFGAEATGTLLVQVDAWQELEVSNKGGGSLGWLALLPMALLALWRRKGLLLLALVSLGARADWVLGLQGGYSRVESQPGQWRSQAEAAGIEVENLGWDNHDWSWGLDLEYHFGNGWQAELGYQDLGDYHLEVRGRAQAPQASQAAIAAIGPMSAQGINLGLAYQWPLADRLWLRVQGGAWAWQADRDSDGVSGLKRDDEDVDPYYGLGLTLRLSSHWHLSAGWQRFELPDEPVDNGYLALKWYY encoded by the coding sequence GTGCAAATAGTCAATGACGAAAGTAACTTCGGCTTTATCCTGGTAAACCTCGACAATATCGATGTCGATACCGCCATTTCCAACGCTGCCCCCACCATCGGCAACCTTGGTGGCGATTCTTTCACCTACACCGAAGGAGACGCCGCCACCCTGATTGACCAGGGCGGTAACGCCACCGTCAGCGATGGCGACAGCGCTGATTTCGACGGCGGCAACCTGACCGCCACCATCTTGGCAAACGGCGACGCCACCGAGGATCTCATTGGCCTGGACACCTCGGGTGCTGTGGCCCTGGCCGGCAATACGGCCGGCAGCAATGTGTCCGTGGACGGCACCGTGGTGGGTACCCTGGGCAACAACATCGCCACCGGCAACGATCTGGTGGTCAACTTCAATGCCAACGCCACTCCCACCAATGTACAGACCCTGGTTCGTGCCATCACCTACGAAAACACCGACACCGACGCCCCTTCCACCGAGATCAGGTCGTTGACCGTTACCGTCAACGACGGTGACGGTGGCACTTCCAGCTCGGCCACCGTGTCGATTTATGTTCAAGGCGACAACGACGCCCCGGTCATAGGTAACCTGGATGGCGACAGCGTCAGCTACCTGGAAGGGGACGGCGCCACCCGCCTCGATCAGGGCGCCGCGGCCACCGTTACCGACGTGGATTCTGGCACCTTCAGCGGCGGCGCCCTCATCGCCACCATCAGCTCCGGCGAAGACGCCGCCGAGGACTTGCTCAGCCTGGACACCTCGGGGGGCGTGGATGTACCCAGCACCAACGCCGGCACTCTTGTTGCTGTGGATGGTGTCCTGGTCGCTACCCTGGGCAACAATATTACCGAAGGCAACGATCTGACACTGATCCTGAACGCCAATGCCACCCCGGCCCGGGTGCAGGCCCTGGTGCAGGCCATGACCTACGAAAATACCGATACCCTGTCCCCCACCAGCGGGGCCCGCAATGTGCGGATCACGGTCAGTGACGGCGCTGGCGGCACCTCAAGCAACAATGACGTCACCGTCACCGTGGGCGCCGTCAACGATGCGCCCAGTGCCGCCAACAACACCCTGTATCCCAATGAGGGCCAGGTGCTGACCCTGGCCACGGCCGATTTCGGCTACGCCGATGTGGAGGGGGATCCCCTGAGCCATGTCACAGTGGTGACCATCCCGGCCGCCGGTACCCTGTGGCTGGACGTGAACGACAGCGGCGACCTGGATGGCAGCGACACCCTGATCGGCAACGGCGGTACCATTGCCAAGAGCCACCTGGATGCCGGCCGCTTCAAATACAGCCCCAGCGGCAGTACCAGCAGCGGTTTCACCTTCTCGGTCAACGACGGTGCCGCCGATTCCAGCAACTACAGCCTGACCCTGACGGTCAACGCCCAGCCCACCGTTACCCTCAACCAGGCAGGTGGCCAGGCCGACCCCACCAACAACGCCGTCGTGACCTTCGAGGTGGTGTTCAGCGAATCCGTCACCGGCTTCGACGGCAGCGACATCGCCCTGGGCGGGGCCGTGACCGCCACCGTCACCAATGTGTCCGGCTCCGGCACCAGCTATACGGTAACGGCCACAGTCAGCTCGGGGGAGGGGGCCCTGACCGCCGCCGTCAATGCCGATGGCGCCCAGGACGCCGGTGGCGCGGGCAACAAGGCCAGCACCAGCAGCGACAACAGCGTCTACTTCGATGCCACGCCGCCCAGCGGCTACAGCGTGGCCATCGACCAGGCCCTGATCGATGCCGACAATGAAACGGCGCTGAGCTTCGTGATCAGCGGCGGCATCAGCGGCGACGATTACGAATATTCCATCAGCGACGGCAGCGCCAGCCTGAGTGGCAGCGGCACCCTGACAGGTAGCCCCCACAGCGTCACCGGGGTCGACGTGAGCACCCTGGCCGAGGGCACTCTGACCCTGAGCCTGGTGCTGAGCGACGCCCTGGATAATGCCGGCGCCACCGTCACCGACACCGTGCTCAAGCAGTACAACACCACACCGGTCATTTCCGGCAGCCCGGCCAGCTCGGTGGACGAGGACAGCCCCTACGGCTTCACCCCCACCGTCACCGACCCCGACGACGGTGACAGCCACAGCTTCGCCATCAGCAACAAGCCGGCCTGGGCCAGCTTCGATGACCAGACCGGCACCCTGTCCGGCACCCCGGTCAACGACGACGTGGGCAGCTACCCGGACATCGTCATCACGGTTACCGACAGCGCCGGCGCCAGCGCCAGCCTGGCCGCCTTTGCCATCGAGGTGGTCAACAGCAACGACGTGCCTGTGCTGGCCGACCTCAGCCTGGAGACGGAGGAGGACAGCGAGGTCGCCTTCCAGATAGACAGCGACGACGACGACGGTGATGCCGTGACCCTGGTGGTGGTCACCGCGCCCAATCATGGCAGCCTGGACAGCTCGGGCGCCCAGTGGCGCTATGTGCCGGATGATAACTTCCACGGCAGCGACAGCTTCGTGGTCCGTGGCGAGGACGGCCAGGGCCAGTCCGAGCCGCTGACGGTGGCGGTAATGGTGACCCCGGTCAACGACGCCCCCGTGGCCCATGATGACGAGCTGGCGCCGGCCTACAGCGCCGACGGCAGCTACCTGCTGGATGTGCTGGCCAACGATGTCGACGTGGACGAAGAGCCCCTGTCCATACTCCAGGCCAATGCCAGCCTGGGCCAGGTGGCGGTGGAGCAGGGGCAGCTCCGGCTGCAGCTGGAGTCCGGCTTTACCGGCCAGCTTGAGCTGGGCTACCTGATCGCCGACGCGGCGGGGGAAACCGATGAGGGCAAGGTGGCCCTGACCATAGGCGCCTCCGACGATGACACCAGGCCGACCCTGGAGGTGCCCGCCGACGTGGAGGCCATGGCCACGGGCCTCTTTACCCGGGTCGAGCTGGGTGTGGCCAAGGCCTTCGACAAGGACGGCAACCCGCTGCCGGTCAGGCTGGTGCGTGGCCACCCCCTGTTCCGGCCCGGCAGCCACCTGGTCTACTGGCAGACCGAGGATGGCGCCGGCAACAGGGCCACCGCCAGCCAGGCCGTCAAGGTCCACCCCCTGGTGAACTTCCACAAGGACCAGTTCGCCGCCGAGGGCAATGTGGTGAGGGTAGGGGTGTCCCTGAACGGCGATGCCCCGGACTACCCGGTCACTGTGCCTTTCTCGGTGGCCGGCAGCGCCAGCGCGGGCAGCGACTACCAGAGCCTGCCCAGCGAACTGGTGATAAGCCAGGGCCGCAGTGCCTGGCTGGAGGTCGTCCTGCTCCAGGACGGCGTCGACGAGGGCGACGAGACCCTGGAGCTGAGCCTGGACGAGTCGGTCAACGGCGGCCGCAAGGCCAGCCATGCCATCACCATAGTGGAGCGCAACCTGCCGCCCGGCCTGGCCCTTGGGGCCAGCCAGCAGGGGGAAAGCCGTGCCGTGCTGGCCAGGGACGGCGGCCAGGTGGTGTTGGCCGCCACCGTTTCCGACGCCAATGCCGGCGACAGCCACCAATACCAGTGGTTGCACGGCTACCCTGAGCTTATCGACCTGGACGGCGAGCCGGCCACCTTCACCTTCGATCCCGTACAGCTGGCGCCGGGGCGCTACCAGATCAGGGTCACCGCCAGCGATGACGGCTCCCCGGCGGAAAGCACCAGCCAGAGCCTGGGCTTCCGGATTGTCGATACCCTGGCGCCACTGGGCCAGGACGACAGCGATGGCGATCTGCTGCCGGACAACCTGGAAGGCTATGGCGATGACGACGGCGACGGCCTGGCCAACTATGAGGACGCCATCGACGACTGCAACCTGCAGCCGGAGCTGGCCCAGGTACAGGACCTCTATCTCGGCGAGGGCGAGCCCGGGATCTGCATCCGGGTCGGCGAGCTGGCCCTGGGCGGCCTTCACAACGGCCTCTGGGTGGATGAAGAGGATCCCCTGCCGGCGGACGAGGGCATGGCCTTCCCGTCCGGTACCTTCGACTTCATTGCCCAGGGCCTGCCCAGCAAGGGCCAGCAGTACCGCCTGGTACTGCCGCTGCGCCAGGCCATGCCGGCCGGGGCCAGCTACCGCAAGTACAGCGCCGCCAGCGGCTGGTACGACTTTGTCGAGGATGCCGACAACCAGCTGCACAGCGCCATGGGCGAGCCCGGCTACTGCCCGCCGCCGGGCAGTGACCTCTGGCAGCCGGGACTGGTGGCCGGCGCCTGGTGCCTGCAGCTGACCCTGACCGACGGCGGCCCCAATGACGATGACGGCCTGGCCAACCACAGCATCAGCGATCCCGGTGGCCTGGCCGTGGCCAGCAACGGCAACGGCGCCCCCCAGGCCGTGGACGACCAGGCCGAGCTGGCCATGGATCAGGCGCTGGTGCTGGACGTGCTGGCCAACGACAGCGATCCGGACGGCGATGCCCTGACGCTGCTGTCGGTGCAGGCGCAGCTGGGCCAGGCGGCCATCACCGCCGACGGCCTGCTGTCCTACCGGCCTCCAGAGGGCTACCTGGGAGACGACGAAGTGAGCTACGTGATTTCGGATGGCCAGGGCGGCACCGCCACTGCCAAGGTGCTGCTCAGCGCCCTGTTCAACAACGCCCCCGTCGCCAGCAGCGACAGCGTCGGCACAGACGATCGCACCGCCATCGTCGTCGACGTGCTGGCCAATGACAGCGACCCGGACGGCCATGCCCTGAGCCTGGTATCGGCCCAGGCCCAGCATGGCACGGCCAGCATCACCACCGACAACAGGCTGCGCTACGTGCCCCGGGCCGGTTTCGAGGGCCAGGACAGGGTCAGCTACCGGCTGAGTGACGCCTTCGGCGCCGAGGCCACGGGCACCCTGCTGGTTCAGGTGGATGCCTGGCAGGAGCTGGAGGTCAGCAACAAGGGCGGCGGCAGCCTTGGCTGGCTGGCGCTGCTGCCCATGGCGCTGCTGGCCCTGTGGCGGCGCAAGGGCCTGCTGCTGCTGGCACTGGTCAGCCTGGGGGCCAGGGCCGACTGGGTGCTGGGCCTGCAGGGCGGTTACAGCCGGGTGGAAAGCCAGCCCGGCCAGTGGCGCAGCCAGGCCGAGGCCGCCGGCATCGAAGTGGAAAACCTCGGTTGGGACAACCATGACTGGAGCTGGGGCCTGGATCTGGAATACCACTTCGGCAACGGCTGGCAGGCCGAGCTGGGTTACCAGGATCTGGGGGATTACCACCTCGAGGTGCGTGGCCGGGCCCAGGCTCCCCAGGCCAGCCAGGCGGCCATCGCCGCCATCGGCCCCATGTCGGCCCAGGGCATCAACCTGGGGCTGGCCTATCAATGGCCGCTGGCGGACCGGCTGTGGTTGAGGGTGCAGGGTGGCGCCTGGGCCTGGCAGGCGGACAGGGACAGCGACGGCGTGTCAGGCCTGAAAAGGGACGACGAGGATGTCGACCCCTACTACGGCCTGGGCCTGACCCTGAGGCTCAGCAGCCACTGGCACCTGAGCGCCGGCTGGCAGCGCTTCGAGCTGCCGGACGAGCCGGTGGACAACGGCTACCTGGCCCTGAAGTGGTATTACTGA